GACGCGCTTCATCCTGGCCGAGGAAGCTGTCAGGCAGGAGCCGCTGATCACCAACGCGCCCTCGATCCGAGCGGTCGGCGCGGGCGGTAGCAGCATCACGTTTGCCACGGCGCAGGGCCAGCTTCAGATCTTGCAGCAGAGCATGGTGCAACACCATTCGCTGCCGCTCGCCGCGCTTGTCACCGCACCCGCGCCAGAGCCGCAGGATAGCCCGATCATCGCGGTGAATCCACTGGTGGCAAATCTCGAAGCGGTGCAGACAGTGCTGCTGCGAATCGACGGCGATCGAGCGACGAGCACGCCGCTGAGCAATGCGGGCGAAGGGCTATGGCTGCCCCGCTGGTCGCCTGACGGCGCGAAGCTGGCGCTGACCAGCATCGAAGGGCGGATTGTGAGCAGCAGCAGCGACGGCGCGAGACGCTTCGACCTCGGCCCCGGCGACCAGCCATCGTGGTCGCCCGATGGCACGCGGCTGGCTTACGCCGGAACAAGCGCCGGGCTTGAGTTCATATCGCGCGACATCCATGTGACCGACTGGCGGGGCGCTGAGCCACGGGCGCGGCTGACGGAGGCCAACGAGGAGCAGTTTTTCACGTCGCCTTCGTGGTCGCCCGACGGCACGCGGATCGCCTTCGTGGAGATCGACGACGGCAAGATCTACGTCGGCGACGTACCGTAGGGGAGGGAAGAACCAAGAACCAAACGGAGAACAAAGCACAAAGGGAGCACCAAGAACCGGAAACTTGAAACTTGGAACTCGGAACAAGGAGGATTCATGCAGACCAGAACGCTCTACGCAACCGATAGCGCGATCCGCGAGTGCGCGGCGACGGTGCTGGCCGTGCAAGGCAACGAGGTGGCGCTGGACGAGACGGCTTTCTATCCCGGCGGCGGCGGTCAGCCCCACGATACGGGCACGCTCGAAGCCGACGGCCAGGTCTGGAAGGTGATATCCGTGCGCAAAGACGATCAGTATGTCTGGCATACGCTCGAAGGCGAGAACATGCCGAGCGTCGGGCAGCGCGTGCGGGCCAGGCTCGACTGGGATCGGCGCTACCTGCTGATGCGCATCCACAGCGCGCTGCACGTGCTCAGCGCCGTAGCGTACCGCGATTATGGCGCGAGCGTCACGGGCGGCAATATGACGCCCGGCGAGGGCCACCTCGACTTCGAGATCCAGAACTTCACGCCGGAGCTGGCCCAGGAGATGATCGGCAAAGCCAACCAGGAGATCGAGCGGAATCGCCCGGTCAGGGTCTATTTTCTGCCGCGCGACGAGGCCTTCAAGCTGCCCGATCTGATCCGCACCAAGACGAACCTTGTGCCGGAGGGCGTGGCAGAGGTTCGGATCGTCGAGATCGAGGAGCTGGACCGCCAGGCCGACGGCGGTACGCACGTCGGCAACACCAGCGAGATCGGACCCGTGACGCTGGTCAAGACCCGCTCCAAGGGCGCGACCAATAAGCGGATCGTGATCGGCATCCAGCCATAGCGGCGCTGAGTGCAAGCGCGGCTGCGGTACAATAGCACTATGGAACAGACACAAACACCTGTTGTTCGCTGCCCATGCTGCGGCGAAACGTTCACCCTCACCGACGATCTGTACGTCGGACCAACGCCGCCAGCGCAGGCCGCGCCAGCCGAGCCGACGCCAGCGGTGAGCTACCCGCCGGGAGCGAGCCCGATCGTGCTGATCTTCGACGGCGGCAGCATTGGCAATCCGGGCGACGGCTACGGCTCGTACCAGTTGACCGTCGAGGGTCGCGTCGAGGCGCCCAGGCGGCTTGAGTTCGGCCCCAACTACACCAACAACGAGGCCGAGTACGACACGCTGATCGCCGCGCTGGAGCAAGTGCTGCTGCGCTCCAGAGATCCACGGGCGGTCTATCTCGACATTCGCGGCGACTCGCAGCTCGTGATCAAGCAGATCACCGGCCAGTGGAAGATCAAAGAGCCACGGATGCAGCAGCGCGCGGCGCACGTCCACCATCTGCTCAGGCAGGTTGGCGGCTGGCGCGCAACCTGGCACGGTCGCGCCAACAGCGTCGAGGCGCTTGGACACTAGCCGCACCGACACGAAGTGAGCTTATGCCACGTTTTCCACTGCTCGATCAGATCGCCCTGCCTGTGACGTTCGAGAGCTACATGCCGGGAAATCTGCATCCAGACGGGCGGCGCTATCTGCCGCTCCTGATCTTCAAGCTCGCCAGCGGCGTATCGATCGGCGTGGTGGACCGGCACCATCTGGTCGAGCCGCACCTGGCGGGACGCGCGGGCGTCGCCCGGCTGGTCTTTCTGCTTTCGAGCGTCGAGCTACAGCCGCCGGGGATGACCAGACAGGGCATCTTCGCGGAGTCGTTCAGCCGCAGCGGCATGACCACCACGCCTGAGGCGTACGGGCGGATCGTCGCCGTGCCGAGCTGGGAGGTGCAGCAGGGCCATCTGCCCTACGACTCGCTCTACACCGAGCTGGTGCTGGATACCGGCGACGGCACGATCGGCGTGCGCACGCATGTCACCGCCGACGATCTGGCCGCCAGACTGGGCAAGGCGCAGCTCGCGGTCGGCGACTGGATCGGCGTCTCACGGTCGCGCGTCGATGTGCTGGGCTTCGATGTTGCCAACTAACGGGAAGGATATTGCTCATGGCCGATAAGATTCATGATCCGACGCATCGGGTCGGAGCGTTCGCGATCATTCGCGATGCCGATGGACGGGTGCTGATCTCGCGGCGCGTCGATAGCGGCTGGTTCAACCTGCCCGGCGGCGGCGTCGAGCCGCACGAGTCGGCGACGGAAGGGCTGGTGCGCGAGGTGCGCGAAGAAACAGGGCTGGAGGTCGCGGCGGGGCGGCTGGTTGGGCTGTACTCGAAGCCGCAGAAGCATGAGATGGTGCTGACGTTCGAGGCGCGCGTTGTGGGCGGCACGCTTCAGCCCTCGGAGGAGGCCGATCATCACGAGTGGGTCACGCCCGACGAGCTGACGCAGCGGCAGATCCTACCCAAGCATCTTGAGCGCATTCAGGATGCGCTGCGCGACGAGCCGGGGGCGATCGTCAAGGATCAGCGGCAGCCGTCGCTGCGGGCACGGGAGGCCGAGGAGATCGGCGGGATGTAGCGGGGCATACTCCAAGCGCAAAGCGCAAAGTTCCAAGCTCTCCTTTGTTCCCTTGCGCGCTTGTTCCTTTGTTCGTTCGTTTGGCTCTTAGCTCTTCGTTTTCGGTTCGATATATGCTTCCAGCCGCGTCTGCAAAAAGCGCTGCACGTGCTCCAGCACCGCCGATGAGTCACAGTCGTCGAGCAGCGCGTGGCCGGAGCGCTCGAACCAGACCAGATGCTTATCGGTGGACTTGACGCGATCGTAGACGATCTGCGACGCCTGGGGCCGAATCACGCGGTCGCGGCGCGAGTGAGCCACAAAGATCGGCGCGGTGATCCGTGGCAGCATCCGCTCGACGCGGCGGGTGGCGTAGTAGAACGAGCAGAACGCATCGACGGCCAGCCGATGGTAGCTGTCGTCGCCGACGGCCAGCGTGGGATCGCTGTAGGCCACGGCCTTGCCCATCGGCACGTAGGGCATCCAGCCCCGCGCCATCCACGCGATCGGCGCGAGCGGATGGGCGATGCGCACTGCGGGCGCGAGCGCGACGATCGCCGCGATGTGTTCGGGCCGCTCCGCCGCCGAGGCCAGCGCCAGCAGACCACCCATCGAAAAGCCCATCAGCACCACCTTCTCGACGCGCTGCTCCAGACGCTCGCGGGCGGTGGCGACATCCGCGACCCAGTGCTGCCAGCGCGTGCCGCGCAGATCGCGGTAGTGCCCGCCATGCCCGCGCAGCAGCGGCGTTTCGGCGACGATCCCTGCCTGGTGCGCAAGCTGGCGCAGCGGCTCGACCGCCCGATGATCCGATGTGAAGCCATGCACGATCACCGCGCCGACCCGCTGGCGCGCGGCTGTGTGTGGCTCTCGACCGTGGGATAGGTGCTGTGGTGTGGCGCGTACAGTCATAGCTCGCTCTCGTTCTGAACAACATTGTCGCGTGGGCGGCGACGACCAACCGGGGAGCCGCACCCTAGCCCGCCGTACTCGTCTCTTTCAAAAGACCGTACGATGATTTGAGGCGCTGAGGATTATTCAACACCAAACAAATTATTATGTCAATAGACAAATGTCCTGAGTATCCGCGACAGAGGATCAGTTCCTCTGCTTCGCGCTCCCCGGAACATTCCCCGCTCTCCGAGCACAACTGCGCCGCGCAGGCCCGACGGTCATCGACTACAGGCGATCGTCTGCTATTCGTTCAGGAGGCGTTCTGGTCATGGGCCTGCCTTTGCAAGGTTTGCGCCACGAGACACCCATAGCTCGAAAGATGCGAAGAATTGGCGGGATGATGCTTCGACCAGGCGCGAATAGGCCGTACAATAGAGGCACGTCTCGAAAGAACAAAGAACAAACCGAGAACCAAGAATCGAGAACCCGACGCTCCCCTTCTCCTGTGCCGAAGGCGACACGAGAGGGCGGGCGCCAGACCGGGTGCCCTTATGGCACCCGGCGTGGTACCCCGGCATGGCACCCGGCGCAGGGCTGGAGGATGAGGGCCTGAAACTTGAAACGCGAAACTCGAACGCAGAATCGTGTACACTGTTTCCCAAACCTGCGCCTTGATTTTGCACTAGCATGTGGAATGATATGCAGATACATTATTCGCTCGAACAGAGCCGCATCGCCGAGCCGACGGTGCTGACCATTGGCAAGTTCAACGGCATGCACCTCGGTCACACCTACCTGCTCGATCAGGTCATCGAGCGCGCGGGGCAGCTTGGGGCACAGAGCGCAGCGGCCACCTTCGATCCACACCCGACGCTGGTGCTCCAGCCACAGCACGAGCGCGTCTATCTCGCGCCGCAGGATGAGCGATTGCAGCGGCTGTCGGGCACCAACCTCGACCATCTGATCGTGCTGCACTTCGATCACGGTCTGGCAAGCCTGACCGCCGAGCAGTTCATGAGCCTGATCTGCGCTCGGATCAACCTGCGCGAGCTATGGGTCGGGCCGGATTTTCGGCTGGGCTACCGCGCGCAGGGCACGATCGAGGTGCTGGCGGAGATCGGCCAGCGGCTTGGATACAGCATCCATCCAGTCGTGCCGCTGCGAGTCGACGATAGGCCGATCAGCGCAACCTGGATTCGCGAGCTGCTGCATGCGGGCCGTGTCGCCGAGGTGCCGCCCCTGCTGGGCCGGTCCTTCACACTCGCGGGCATCGTCGTCAAGGGCGATCAGCGCGGACGGACGATCGGCTTTCCGACCGCCAACATCGCCGTCGGCAGCCACGATGTCTTACCCGCCGACGGCGTGTATGCCTGCCGCGCCACACTGCCCGATGGAACGGAGCACAACGCTGTCACCAACGTCGGCGTGCGCCCGACCTTTGGCGTGCTGAACCGGACCGTCGAGGCGCATCTGCTCGATTGGAGCGGCGATCTTTACGATCAGACATTGCACGTAGCTTTTCTGGAGCGGCTGCGCGGTGAGCAAAAGTTTAGCGGCATCGACGAGCTAAAAGCACAGATCGCGCGAGATGCCGCGCGGGCACGCGAGGTGCTGGCCCGATGCTGATCGCCGCCCTGCTGCTGCTCAGCTTGGTCTTTGTAGCGATTGTCGTGCGCGATCTGCGCAGCGCCAGCCGCGTGCCGCTGCTTGAGCCGCAGCCGCAGCCGCCCGCGTGCCTGCCGACGCTGACGGTGATCATTCCGGCGCGCGACGAGGCCGATCGGATCGAGCGCTGTCTGGCGGGACTGGCCGCGCAAAAGCTGCCGCAGATCGACATCATCGTGCTCGACGACAACTCGACCGATGGCACGGCGGAGATCGCGGGATCGTTCGCCGGACAACTGCCGGGGCTGCGCGTGCTGCACGGCGCTCCCCTACCGGCTGGCTGGGCCGGAAAATGCTGGGCCTGCTGGCAGGCGGCGCAGGCCAGCGATAGCGCGTGGCTGCTCTTTCTCGACGCCGATACCGCGCCGCTGCCGGGCATGATCGCCACGCTGATCGACTACGCCACCGCGCAGCACATCGATCTGCTGACGCTACTGCCGCTGCTGGAGCTGGGAAGTACCTGGGAGCGCATCCTGATGCCGCCGTTCGTCGGCCTGATCCAGGCGGTCTATCCGCTCGACCGCGTCAACGATCCGCGCTCGCCGCTGGCGCTGGCGAACGGGCAATGTATCCTCGTGCGGCGAGCAGCTTATCTGGCCGTCGATGGGCACCGCGCCGTCCACGACTCGGTGCTGGAAGATGTGCGGCTGGCGCAGGCGTTCAAGCAGGCAGGCTATCGCATCCAGGCGGTGGGCGGCCCCAACCTGATGCGGGTGCGCATGTACACGCGCTTCGGCGAGGTGGCGGAAGGCTTGCGCAAAAACGCCATCGCGGGCTTTCGTGCGGGCGGCAACTGGCGCTCGGCCTGGGGTGGGTTTCGGCAGGCGCTGCTGGCCTTTGGGCCTTTGGTCCTGCTCGGCGCTGGTCTGGCCCTGGCGCTCCAAAGCTACGAAGAGGCCACCGCGATCGTGATCTGCGGCCTGGCCTTGCTCGTGCTGACCCTCGGCTACTGGGGCTATGTCGTCCGCCGCCTGCATCGCCTGCAACCGCTCTGGGCGCTTCTGTACCCACTGGGAACCCTGTGCTACTTCGGGCTGGCCGCGCAGGCATTTTGGAGCATTGCGCGCGGTCAGGGCGTTACCTGGAAGGGCCGATCCTACCGCAGCTAGTGCGGTGTCAGAACCAAGAACCGAGAACCGGGCGCCACGCAGGTGCCATGCCGGGCGCTCTCTGGGCATGGCCCCCGGCGCACCAGGAACCAGAAACTTGGAACTTGAAACTTGGAACCAATGTTCCCCGAACATGCTTTTTGATTCTGAGCTAGTACCCTGGTTTTAAAAGACATAGTACTTCTAACCAAAAGGTTTAGGACTTTTCATTTAATACCTTTGTACTACAATAAGTCGTACTGTGGTTGCGAGTAATTACTGTCAAAAGTAATGGGTAAATTCATCACCCGCAACCACAAGCACACCACCAAAATCTCTGGTCGCATCGAAGCCGGCATCACCGCGCATTCAAGAGAGCAAACATCCTATGGTGACAACCGTTCAACTCATCATGGCCGGAGTCCTCTTCCTCATCGGCGTGATCATGATCGGCAGCGGTCTTTTCATCATCCTTGCCCGGGAATATCAGGAAACGATGCGGCTCTTATCGGCGCAGGCACCCAAGCTCACAGGCAAGGCCGCAACGGAAGGCACCGTTCTCGCGGCGCTGGACGGCACGACACGTCTGCTGGACGCGGTGACACGGCTGATCCAAACTGCTGTCGGTGTTGGCGCATTTTTGTGTATCCTTGGTCTTCTGATCTGCGGCACAGCGTTCTACATGGCAAGCCTGGCAGCGTAGCCACGCAGCTACGCAGCTACGTAGCCACGCAGCTACGTTCATACCCCTCGGAGGATGCACCGCTTGAGTTCATCGCCCCGTCAATTCGATGGCAGCGCGGACGTTTGGATGCGGCAATATCTCACGTCGCTCCTCAACGAGCCGACGCTGCGTACGCCCAGCCAGCTTTTGCAGATCTGGCTCGATCAGCAGGTTGACCCGGCGGCTGAGCGCCAGCGCGACAACCTGGCCCGCGTCACCATCCAGCATGTCGTCGATCGCTCGCCGCGCAGCGTCGTGCTTGGGCCAGCCGGGAGCGGCAAGACGCTCCTGGTGCGGCAGCTCGTGCGGCAGCTCGCCGAAGATGCCCTGGCGCAGCCCCACGCGATCCTGCCGCTGTACATTCCGCTCACCTTCTTCGCCGGCAGCATCGAGGGAACGCTCGGCGCGCACGCCCGCATGCGCGGCCCTGCCGTCGCCACCCTGGCGCTTCAGCGCCCGTGCATCCTGATCGTCGATGCGCTCAACGACGTGGCGGCAAACGAGCAGCTTGAGGTGCTCGGCATGCTGCGCCGCGCGATGAACCAGCTAGGGCCGCAGGGGCGCTGGCTGATCAACTGCCGCACCGAGCAGTGGGCGCTCTTCGCGCCCTGGCTGCAAGCGTCGCGCTCAAGCGTCTGGCGCATCCGCCCCTGGAACGATCAGACCGTCAGCACGATGCTCGGTCGGCTGGAACTGCCCGGCCTTCAGCAGCTCGCCAGCTACCGGGGCTGCGTCGAGCTGGCTCGTCGCCCGCGCTGGCTCGGCGGCCTGATCGGCGTCGCGCAGCACCACCAAGGTCAGGGTCGCAGACCGGGCCAGATCGCGCGCAACTGGGTCGAGCGTGTCTTCGCGGAGGCTGCCCAGGCGCACTGCCTGTCCGACTCGTGCGCGCATATCGGGCTGACGCTGCTGACCGTGATGACCGATGCGCTGCGCCGCCAGCCGCAGCCGATCCTTAGCCGCGCGGCGGTGATCGCCATCACCAACGAGGTCGCCGACGGCGTGGGCGTCCACGGCGAGGAGCTGCTCTCGCTGCTGGATGCCACCGGCATCCTCGATCTGGTCGGCGACGACGAGTGGGCGCTGCGCAGCGTCTTTTTGAACGATCTGGCCGTCGCGCTTGAGCTGCGCTACGAGCCGCCCCGGCGCTGGAGCGCCAGCATCGGGCGCGGCGATGCGCTGCCGCTGCTGCACAGCCTGCTGGACGAGCCAAGCGCGCTGATCGGGATGCTGATCGAGGAGCAAGCCTGGAACGAAGCGCAGCGCGTGCTCGACGCCAACGAAGATGCGCCGGAGACGCTGGCCGTGCTGGAGGCCACGCAGCGCGTCGACATCGACAGCGGCGCGGCGTTGGGCCGCGTCTGGGCGCGGGCGGGCAATCC
The sequence above is drawn from the Herpetosiphonaceae bacterium genome and encodes:
- a CDS encoding glycosyltransferase family 2 protein translates to MLIAALLLLSLVFVAIVVRDLRSASRVPLLEPQPQPPACLPTLTVIIPARDEADRIERCLAGLAAQKLPQIDIIVLDDNSTDGTAEIAGSFAGQLPGLRVLHGAPLPAGWAGKCWACWQAAQASDSAWLLFLDADTAPLPGMIATLIDYATAQHIDLLTLLPLLELGSTWERILMPPFVGLIQAVYPLDRVNDPRSPLALANGQCILVRRAAYLAVDGHRAVHDSVLEDVRLAQAFKQAGYRIQAVGGPNLMRVRMYTRFGEVAEGLRKNAIAGFRAGGNWRSAWGGFRQALLAFGPLVLLGAGLALALQSYEEATAIVICGLALLVLTLGYWGYVVRRLHRLQPLWALLYPLGTLCYFGLAAQAFWSIARGQGVTWKGRSYRS
- a CDS encoding ribonuclease HI family protein, coding for MEQTQTPVVRCPCCGETFTLTDDLYVGPTPPAQAAPAEPTPAVSYPPGASPIVLIFDGGSIGNPGDGYGSYQLTVEGRVEAPRRLEFGPNYTNNEAEYDTLIAALEQVLLRSRDPRAVYLDIRGDSQLVIKQITGQWKIKEPRMQQRAAHVHHLLRQVGGWRATWHGRANSVEALGH
- a CDS encoding alpha/beta fold hydrolase — protein: MTVRATPQHLSHGREPHTAARQRVGAVIVHGFTSDHRAVEPLRQLAHQAGIVAETPLLRGHGGHYRDLRGTRWQHWVADVATARERLEQRVEKVVLMGFSMGGLLALASAAERPEHIAAIVALAPAVRIAHPLAPIAWMARGWMPYVPMGKAVAYSDPTLAVGDDSYHRLAVDAFCSFYYATRRVERMLPRITAPIFVAHSRRDRVIRPQASQIVYDRVKSTDKHLVWFERSGHALLDDCDSSAVLEHVQRFLQTRLEAYIEPKTKS
- a CDS encoding NUDIX domain-containing protein yields the protein MADKIHDPTHRVGAFAIIRDADGRVLISRRVDSGWFNLPGGGVEPHESATEGLVREVREETGLEVAAGRLVGLYSKPQKHEMVLTFEARVVGGTLQPSEEADHHEWVTPDELTQRQILPKHLERIQDALRDEPGAIVKDQRQPSLRAREAEEIGGM
- a CDS encoding alanyl-tRNA editing protein, yielding MQTRTLYATDSAIRECAATVLAVQGNEVALDETAFYPGGGGQPHDTGTLEADGQVWKVISVRKDDQYVWHTLEGENMPSVGQRVRARLDWDRRYLLMRIHSALHVLSAVAYRDYGASVTGGNMTPGEGHLDFEIQNFTPELAQEMIGKANQEIERNRPVRVYFLPRDEAFKLPDLIRTKTNLVPEGVAEVRIVEIEELDRQADGGTHVGNTSEIGPVTLVKTRSKGATNKRIVIGIQP
- a CDS encoding bifunctional riboflavin kinase/FAD synthetase, with translation MQIHYSLEQSRIAEPTVLTIGKFNGMHLGHTYLLDQVIERAGQLGAQSAAATFDPHPTLVLQPQHERVYLAPQDERLQRLSGTNLDHLIVLHFDHGLASLTAEQFMSLICARINLRELWVGPDFRLGYRAQGTIEVLAEIGQRLGYSIHPVVPLRVDDRPISATWIRELLHAGRVAEVPPLLGRSFTLAGIVVKGDQRGRTIGFPTANIAVGSHDVLPADGVYACRATLPDGTEHNAVTNVGVRPTFGVLNRTVEAHLLDWSGDLYDQTLHVAFLERLRGEQKFSGIDELKAQIARDAARAREVLARC